Sequence from the Ascaphus truei isolate aAscTru1 chromosome 3, aAscTru1.hap1, whole genome shotgun sequence genome:
AAGTGGGGGCCACCACTAAAGTCTGAGCAACAGTATAGTATATACAGGGCAACCCAGCTATTCTACAGTATACACTGCAACTCAGCTACACAAagcacctatctatctatctatctatctatctatctatctatctatctatctatctatctatctatctatctatctatatatatatatatatatatattatatatatctacctatctatatatatatatacctatctatctatatatctatatatctatatatatatatatatatatatatatatatatatatatatatatatctctatctctatctacctatctatatatatatctatctacctatttatatatatctatataaagatATGTTAAAGTGTGTCAGTTCAGTTGGCAAATGTGCCTGTGAATTGATAAAGAAATGTGCACAGTGGCAAAAAgtttgtgattaaaaaaaaaaaaatgtgagaagactcacaacatttttttttacataagcaAAGTAGTAGAGCATTTTTAAACGTTGACAATTGGTTTGgaacaaataacaataaaaaaacaattttgCAGAAAGTATGGGCATGTTATCTATTTAAGTAAGACAGTGGTACTTAGCAATTGTTGAGAATATTGCCATAATTTCAGATCATGCATGTGTAAAATACAGCAACCAagagaatatatacagtacaacaacACAGCTATACAATGCCACCTGCAGTAGCTATAGAATGTACCACCGATATGCAATGCCACATACTGTAGCTCTATACTGCAGCAACACAACTACACTGTGCAATATAATTACACAATGCAGCAAAACTATACATTGCAATGTAACTATACAATGTAATTGAGTTACAAATCAAAGACCAGGAAAATGCAACACAACCATACCACGAACCAAGCTGTACAATGCAACACATCTTtgtacacaaataaataaatgcaacatAGGTATGTAATGTACCACACATTGCTATATACTGCAAAACAGCTACACAATCATATATAGATGATAGTTTATATAGTTATATTGAAAGTAAAAGAATGCCATATAATTATAAAATGCGATGGAATATAGTTCTCCAATGTAACACTATTGCTGAGCGAAGAAATGTAGTTATATAACATAACTATGCTATGTAGCTATATAATAAAAACACAGCAGATTAACGCCAgctacacaatgtaacacagcccTGTAATGTAACATaggtaattagattgtaagctcctcggagcagggactcctcttccttaatgttacttctatgtctgaagcacttattcccatgacctgttatttatattatttctgatttatacgattaccacgtgtattactgctgtgaagctctatgtacactaatggcgctatataaataagttGCAATAAATAATGCTGCACGCCACAAGCTATACTAAGACAGATACTTGCTGTTACCAGTGCTCCTGGTCCACAGGGTCGCTGTCAGTGAAAAACTCCAAAGTAAGTAAAAATTGAAGGtacagggcactgcggatttgaaaaatgtattatctactagcacaacgtttcaaccaacaaAAGTGGTCTGTCTCAAGTGAAGATATTAGGGTTAGGGAAGatatcttcacttgagaaagaccacttttgttggttgaaacgttgtgctattagataatacatttttcaaatccgcagtgccctgtaCCTTCaatttttgctatataaataaagacatacaatacaataggtaTACAAAGCAAAAATGCTATAAAATGTAACACAAGTATACAGCAATGCCTTGCAATGCCATATGCAATACAACACAATGTGGGAACACAATTAAGTGTAGGATGCAATAAAATCCTACAGTGCACAATATTGGTGAAAGTCAATTCCCATGTGTTATGTGCCTGAATAAATGAAAAGATCCAGCGAAACATGGATGAACcgatatataaaaaagtatattGATGCAATTTTGTAAAAGGAATATAAATATTACTTCAAATAAAGAAATAAGGATATCAGCTATGAGTTAATAAAACAAATGGTGGTAATCCATTAATACCATGATGCAAAACAGCTACACGGTGAAGCCCAACCACACAGTGTAACTCATTTCCAGATAAGTGGGATGTAACCAAGCATCCCCCTACTGTGTGATCTGCAGGACACACTGCACCAGCACTGCACCTGCACTGTGCATAGTATTGCACAGCTGTGTCTTTGGTGCAAAACCGGTGCAGTTGTATGACAAAAATGGTGTTACGTTTATCAAATGAAAATCCTATTGTTTGCAATGATGTTTCTTCCGTTAGCGCGTCTGGTGCGCCAATAAAATGTTGATACGAGGCTGACACCCAATGAGTTCTGCAGAGCACTTCTTGACAGAAATACTTTGGGGTTATGTTGTACCACATTCTCCCAACTGTGAAACCCGTACCACATTTATCAAAGCAAAATCCAATTCTATCGTAAGGATATTTTTCTTTGGTAAATCTGATGCTATTGTTTTGGCCAAGGTTCGCACCCGGAGGCTTCCGTACATGGCCATCATTATTACTTAACATAATGCAAAATAAATGAgtatttcagtattaggtgataactttGTTATTtcgactaacaattgatattataggacaagcttttgaaagttctcctctcttcctcaggtcggcaatctTAACATACAGTAATGCAAAACACACTCGGGGGAAACAGGCTTCATAATGCTTTTTCCCATCACTGCTTTTACCTCTATACTTTTCATCCATATTAtctcctcctccttttttttttttttttttttagttcgcTAAATCCTATGCAAAATGGAGAGTAACATTTTATTCATACACACTTAGTCCACTTTTGGCTTCCTTATGAGTTAATCaccttctctctctgctgcaatcCTGTTACGCATTCGCGTTGCATGTgattattttctattttgtttcATATAATAAACATATGCTATCTCATGGTGGATATTATTGTATTTATGAATTTTTTTACAGGAAAAAAGTAGATGCCAATGAACCTTTCCAAATTGCATCTGCCACAGTTTTTTTGTGTGGAACATTTCTAGTTATCCTGTTGGCCAGTTAAGTGATCATGTTGATATGAAGTATATGGAGCAGTCTAATGGTACGTGTGCTAGTCCATCGAGCAGCAGAGAAAAATAGAGCCACGGTGGTGCAGTGCTTGGAAAGGGCTGGACTGCTTAGAagataaaaactatttattagcacaggggcgcgcaaacttttttttgctgTGCCCCCCATGCCTGCAGTCGTCCTTGGtgcgccccccctccttacctcattTGACCCCACGGGTCGCgtcacgtcatgtgacccgcagcgtcatttgatgtcacgttaccgtggcaaccgtgacgtcacaagaCCCCGCAGtggcatttgacgccgcattgccatggtaacgtgtcctggagccggctgaacctcggtaagtagaggttgcagaggcctcgcgcgatcctccggcatttaatttaaatgcctggggggagatcGCGGGACCTCTACAACtgcacgcgccccccccccccccaaaatcttGCATCCCTCCTGAGggtcgcgcccccagtttgcgcactgctgtatTACCACATACGCGTTCCCTATCTAAGGTTCGTTATGTGCTAATAAAATTGTTTATATCTTCTAAGCAGTCCAGCCCTTTTTCCAGCACTGCACCACCGTGGTCCTATTTTTATCTGCTGCATTTGTGACTGGCTGGAGAACGCTGATGGGACTCCTATTTTCAAGGATTTCACGAGGATTCAGTGAGTACTTGAAGACTGGGGGCTGGCTGCCACAGTACTACTGTTTTTCATTTTCCTATCTACAGTACTCACTAACTGCACTATTTGCAGTCACTGCACCTTCCAGCTGTGACAACAGCGTTAATCCATCACGTGACTGTCCACTTGCTAGTGTGCACTCATTTAACCCTTGCAGTCACATTGTATATCGGAGTGAGGTTTTATTGATTGATTTTATGACATCTAAATCCTTGATTTTATAACAAGAGGAGGACCCGGGCACACAATGCAAGAACATTTATACTGCGTATATTTCATAAATACCACAAAGGTTTTTGAATGCACTGATATGGGATCTGTTCCTTACCACTGACTGTATTCCATGAAGAAGGAGACTCCAGTTGaagacccagtgtcacctcctTGTGACAATGCACAAATgattatatctactgtacctttgCCTTGAGCACCACAAAGTAAATGTAAGAAGAGCAGTGACattttgggaccaaggctacatttctaaagcatCTAATGAAGGTGTTACAGATCAGAAacaactctaatactatcctagcccctcttactagtttcaaatatttgggcttatggtttgactcccatttaacatttgggttgcacatcgattcctgaagaagccacagcgaaacgcgtagaatcgatccgctgtgggaggtgattgtgctgaggagatcgggagacaactgctggcaaaccatcaggagacggatacaccaggcagcctcttccgccctgacctaagacaacacaggacgtgacgagggcatcagtgacgtatgcggaagggctcctccgctcctggaaaaaccggcgttctccatccacagctgtcctctccctcgaacattattttattacaaaatgtgagtgtattatacatatatttatcgattgctgctaatacaatttagactatactactctattgtgtgttctctctttcACTTTCACATAACCCTGGGAGAATAATTGAACAACCATATTACAAGCTTCCagtatcaagacaccactctgaggggtatccattaaagggctcccatcagagagagaagggtctctgatacgcttatatttgatagtacaatctgtgagtacaactattacagagaacattttttatttagactatcattgttgtaccatctgcactattgcatttatttttctttttcataatcctgagttacccagcgctccgctccaatttgaaaacCTGCACAAGAACCATCTGGACCTGAACAGTCCGtcttaagggtgtagagctgctttttcattattgtattgcactttaatatttatatattttttcacacattGGTGAAGGTCACTAAACACAATTTGTGTACTGATTATTAATTGAACATCACTGTCACGTATATCGTATAATTACCTAATTATTTAATATTCACTTATTtttgagaagcgcccggtttttattttttgtctttgcacattgataccctgatatccaaaaacctatgccaaactaggtgtactttataggaacaaatcctccctaagagtgctgatcagaaagcgtatcgcacagcagatgctgatgccaattattgactatggagacatagtatatggctcggcacctccaACCCACCTTCGCAAACTTGAtcccctctacaactcaatatgccgctttgtcctccaatgcaattaaAACACGCATcattgcaaaatgctcaaagaactagattggtcatcacttgagtctaggcgcaaagtacatttttcctgtcttgccttcaaatactttctgggcaagctacccatctacctgaacaagctcctcaccccttccacatgcagcacttatctgagatctgactccaaaagactgttcatggtcccaaggttcaacaaagtatccggtcgctcctccttctcttaccgtgcaccccaaaactggaaaagtctacctgagactctcacagctgcctccagtctaagttctttcaaaagtaaatctgtctcacattttaatctggtctgtaactgttatatatgcctataatatatcatctttaactatgcatgcaatgtattgtatataatgtactgtataacccttaaTGTAACTATCtatctgtaaccatgtatttgtcattataactctgtgcccaggacatactttaaaacgagaggtaactctcaatgaattacttccaggcaaaacattttataaataaagaattttCTACTCAAACTCATATTAATATAGTGAACATGGACACATTTTTTGttgtttaattgtattattttgaAGCAATATGTGCCACTTTAATTGAGCCTTTAGATTGGCTATTTTTTCCTGACCAATTTACCATCATGTAATTTCTGTCAAGGGGTTTTTATACGCTATGGGGTTTGTATATCAAGGCAAAAATTTAGCAATTCTGGGGAAAACACActacacatagtgtatcaaagaAGAAACTCCTATGCATTCtaatgggttttttttctttgatacatgtgCTGCAGTTCTTTTGACCCAGAATTGTGCCACTTTTGCCTTGAAACATTCAGATGCAGCAAGACCCCAGCACCGGGGCAAGCTGCGTAACCTTCCACAGGGTTATTCCAGCACCGGAGGATTATTGCTGGGGGGGGGATCCAATACGCAAGCATGGACCCCCTGCTGCGCAACCATGGTATCACTATCTCCAGAGCCACGGATTTGTACATTTTCAGCCAAGCCACCGGAGACAGtaagttttgctacatctgtatgcccCAATGGTCTCCggttgcaaaactggggcaaaactagTCCATAAATATGGCACCTGACTTATCCCAAAATCCCATTTTTAAATGGGAATTATTTTCATTAATAAATTTGATGGcatgtgtatcaaggcaaaagtgttgCAATCCTGAGACAACCCCCCCACCACAGAAAAAAACAAGGCCCCATGGTGCTATTTCCTTGCCTTTTTTATGCAGCcggaagactttgataaattacCCCTTTGTGTAGGGATACTGTCAGAACCATTCTAGCTTATATATCTGTACTAATAGTTTTTAACAGATACAGGTGCGATATTTTGTTGAGTGCGaatgcacctttttttttttttactttgagtTCAATTTGCAGCCTATGGAAGGTTGGGAAGGATGATATACATATTATAGAAGGGAACAAAGACGAAGAAGAGTAGGATTATAAATACCATGGGGGTTatctatcaaagtctcccagctgcaaagtTGGAGCAACCAAGTTACAAACAACACACATCTGGcagtgaactgggtctgccttgtcgtggctcacaggcttacaatgctttggccaaagggttaaactgaatgacactttttcaagagaatatataagtattttactgtgtatttttgtcacattggatgtagcattgggcttctctgttgcttgtagCAACCAAGTTACAGCATATTTATCCAAGCAATAAAAACCCATTGAATCGTATGGCACGTTTTTCTTTCATAAATCTGATGTCATGCGTTTGCTctggttttgccccagttttgcagccagaagacttGCCTCCCATATGCGGAAGATGCAGAGAGACAGTTGACACAGATAAATGGCAATGACATTCTATACAACATGTTCTCACTTAGATGTACGTTGGTCGCCCACCTTTAAACCTCTGCATCAAGGCAAATCAGGTGCAATGTTGGGGCACAGAATTGCAGCGGTGTATGAAATGAAGAAGACTCATTGATAGCAATGGGGAATACGTACCAATGCAATATTGGAGAAATGTGGGCGCAATTTGATGGCACCATGTGGATCAAAGAAAAAATTACTAATTTAAATTACAGTTTTCCTTATACATAACTTGTACAGTTTTCTTGCCCCAGAATTGTTCCACTTTTATCCTGAAACATAGACCCCGATAGAGTTTTATATCTGGTGTAAAGGGTTTGAACAAAAAGTCCTTCTTTTTTGCCTTGGGTCTTAGACCTCTCCACTCTCTCGGTTGACTTGAGGATAGTAGATAGTGGCCCTTAGATTTATTTATCTGAATATCTAGTTTACACGTGTTATGTTTCAGAACTGACTGTAGAACCCATGAGATATGAAGGTTCAACCCTGACATTTGTTTAGTCTTCACTTTATGGAGGAGAATTcttgccactttttttttttacccgctATGACCGTATTATGTGTCTGAAATGCATTTCGATGCATTGCCATATATGCTTACCATTCTCCCAGCTTGGTTATTGTGCAAATTCACCAGGTATTTCaggtctcttcctctctcacttgaGTCCACAAACTCTCTTCCAATGAACCGCCCAAATTCAATGTTGTCGCTACAACCTCCCCAGTGCCAGTCCGGCCCCCCAGGGCCCCGTCGCCGGTAATCACATGAGCAGGACTCAATAGAACCTTCTGAGCAGGAACGGGCCACAGAGTGAGTAACCCCGGCGCTAGTGATGGCAAAGACAAAGGCCGTCTCCCTGCATCCTGTGAAAGTGAGATAGATCTGTTATCATGAGCCTCTCAAGAGaaacaacccccctgcaccttgcAGTACATTAGAAAGCCAAACTACTGCACATCTCACTTGGGTCCCCATCCATCACACATCATGTACTCCATCTCTCAGCACAACAAAGGAAAGGACACACGTCTAACCAAAGATAatgcaatctctcactgcaccttaCCATCCCCAGGCCAGGTTACTCTTCAACTACACCTACAGACttctatgtactgtatcaaagcaaaagtggtgcaattctggggcaaaacaatTGCACCAGAGGAATAAAAGAAATCCACAGAATTGCAGCATGCTTGCCTTGATACATAAAGGTTTTTTTCTTACTAAAGTCTCATAAAAGTTCAACAAACAGCACCCTATTTATCATAGAAAAGGAAGCCACTGTCATGCCTTCCCTTGAATGTTCACATCCAGCACTTACCTCTGTTAACAATTTTTCCGAACACCTGATTCCCAGGCCCAGTGGGGCAGTTCCAGCGCCGGTTTCTAAACTGCCACTTGCACTCTCGGATGGCGCTGAGCAGGCCCCGGGAGATGCTTTGTAGGATCCCCGGGTTCTGGCGGATCAGGCGCCTTTGTCTCCGACTCAAGAGCTGCAGACTCGGGTCTAGTAGCAAAGGAACTGGCCCTATGTCTGATCCAGGGAGAACGTTCCCAGCTGAAGCCACATTCACTATACCCCTGTAGGATACAGAGGGTTGAGAACAATGGAAACATGCAACAGTTTTTGGGGCATACTGTATGCATCAAGGCTACTGTGGTTCAAATCTGGGGCAAATAAtctgcaccatatttatcaacaAATAAAATCCCATTGATATCaaatggatttttttctttaatacatcTGCTTTGCCCAAGAATTGCACTGTAGATTTTTTTTCCACTTGTTTTTTGTCAGAAGAAACCTCTGAcccacatatatttattttttctttacatttatTGTGGATcaagatagatactgtataccgTTATGTAGGGTGTACATACAGGCTATGGCACATGCAGAACAGAGATACATTTATTTAGGATATGTGAGTTCTGTTACTGATGGTCTAAGTTAGGGAAACATTTATTGTAAGTGTCGGTTAAGGGGATGTACTTGTTATGGTTCACTGTACTGTAGGAGTGTAAGTATTGTGGCTACAGGTTATTGGTAAACTGTGATCAGTTTAAAAGTACAACTACTGAAGGTGCTGGTTACATGTACAGTTACGTATGATGCATACAGTTTTCCAGTAGAGATTAAGAGCATAAAGGATACTGTAAAAGCATTTTACAGGTATTGGAGTTAAAGGTCTGGGGCTATTTATTATAAGTCACACGCAGTGGTTGATGTAGTTTAATAGAAATGGTGCTTTGtcttattaaaaaaaactatcTAAACCTTTTAAACATTCAGGAAAAGTTATTTTGACAACATTTTCGCAGGTTTATATAATGTTGTGAGAAATAAAACAAGTTATGTTATGTTAACAAGTTAAATTGGTGATTTTATATAGCAGGCAACAAAAATACACGACATCAATGTAATCCACTCCCTTAGAAAGATTGAATCACCCTTGAAGTGAGAATTTTCCTGTTTTTCTATTTTCTCCAGGACAGGTGAGTTTCATTTTTATCAGATATTTATTGTGCAACACTAAGAACAATTTGTTTAACCCCGTTGATGCTTTGCAGGCCCTCTGTCACCTCAGGGTTAAACAATAAGGAAATGGCAATTCAATTACAAAGAgcaacaaagaaaaaacaaaaactgcAGGGGTTAACAATGTAACTGTTGGCACAAACCGTTTTATCAGGAAAGATTGGGTACAGGTTGAAAAAAGTCTCGAGTGCATTAGGCTCTCATGAAAAAATTACACGTAAAAATATTTTTACCTGTCTGTTTTTTCTAAAAGGTCCCAATTACCAATAACTACCAGATCAGTCATTGCAGGTCAGGGGTACAGGGTGCATGCTGGGGGTCTATTGATTATTGCTGCAGTGTAGATGAACAGTTATTGTGGGTGCGTGTTAGAGGCACAGTTGTTGCAGTAGAGATGTTAGGGTCACAGGTACTAAAGATCTAGATTAGTATCACAGTCACTTGGATGCAATGTAGGAGTAGAGTTATTGTGGCTGCAGGTGTTGCAGCAAAATATATGGTGTAATATTCAGATCTGCCCAACCCAGGCACTTGTTGTTTCAAAGATAGTCTTGTGTCATGAAATCCTCCATATGTGGCTATTATGAGCTGTTCTTGTGCTGCATATATAGAATACCCTATTCATTCTTACTGCATTGGTATTCACTATACCCATATATTCGGTGACTAATGGCATGGGGGTGCATTATCATCACACAAATGCAATGAAATGTCCTCTTGCTGTGAACCCCTCATGCAGTAACACTCTGGGCACTTTTGGATCCATTGAATTGATAAGGGTTGCCATGTATTCGTGTTAGGTAATAGCTCAGGGATAATGGAGAGGGGTGCTTAACagattgtttgtatatatatgacTTACCACCATTTCCCACTGTTATTCACAGCCATCGtgttggagagagaagaaaaagCCAAAACCCACAGAGTCTTCAGGCCAGCCAGATATGTGAGGATCCTCATGTCTGTGTTAAACCTCCAGCCAGTACAGCAGGTGCGATGAGCTGTTCTCTGCAGAGTATGTGCAGGTCACTGCTGGGGTGTGTTCATCTCAGTAGGCATTTGTAGTTGGATATCAGTGTCAAGTAAATGCAGGAATTCAGCTAGAGAAAAagttccaaaaaaaaaaaggaatttcaAATCTTTCCTCTTCTAGAACGTGTCCTGAAGATTAGCACTCACTCAGGTCCTCTGATCGCAGGTAAAATCCAGAGAGCAAGGTGGGGAGGAAAAGGGATGCAAGGGAGACGAGAGGTCCACTGGGCTTCAGCACCAGGCGTGAAGATCTCGTGTTGTAAATTTGCTGAGAAGATCCCAGCAAGCACTAAATAAGATGACCTCGGCTTATGCTAACAATGAGGACCAGGGGACATGTTCTACCCCTACTGAGTAGGTGACACAGCGGTCAGGAGCTGTCTTTCCATCAGAGAAggccagagagaaagagaggtggagagagagattaATACCCCTAATGTCCATAGAGCACAGCTCAGTCATTGTACAATTCCTCCCCAATCCTTCTCTGCATGACAGCCACTAAATCCAACACAGAGGGGACATTCCTGCCACCCCCACATCTTCAGATTTTAATTCAACTATGttgagggaaaaaaaataaattcaaaggcagaaagaggaggggggggggggggatcttgtaTAACTCAACCAAACTGTCTACTCTAATTTTTCTTGAGAAGTTGGTTAAGTTAATGAGTCCCAGTTTCTACAAGATACT
This genomic interval carries:
- the WNT1 gene encoding proto-oncogene Wnt-1 → MRILTYLAGLKTLWVLAFSSLSNTMAVNNSGKWWGIVNVASAGNVLPGSDIGPVPLLLDPSLQLLSRRQRRLIRQNPGILQSISRGLLSAIRECKWQFRNRRWNCPTGPGNQVFGKIVNRGCRETAFVFAITSAGVTHSVARSCSEGSIESCSCDYRRRGPGGPDWHWGGCSDNIEFGRFIGREFVDSSERGRDLKYLVNLHNNQAGRMTVLAEMRQECKCHGMSGSCSLRTCWMRLPPFRSVGDALKDRFDGASKVTYSNNGSNRGGSRSDLPHLEPENPTHAMPSSRDLVYIEKSPNFCSPSEKAGTPGTTGRLCNSTSLGLDGCELLCCGRGYRSRAERVTERCHCTFHWCCHVTCLNCTSTQVVHECL